In Primulina huaijiensis isolate GDHJ02 chromosome 4, ASM1229523v2, whole genome shotgun sequence, the DNA window TTTGACAGGCTTATGATTGGGATAAATCTTTACTTCTCAATATGTTATGGGGCCTTTTGTGCTTTATTGCTTTAACCCCAAAAGAAAACGATATGCAAATAAGACATTAGAAACACCAAGAGGCACACTTGAAGACAGAACTCTTATTCTTTCATCATTCCTTTTTTCAGCAAGAAGTTGTTTTtgtagtgcaaaatatgagcaGTATGGCTTGCAAGATCATCATCCTtctcatatttttttgtaatgGGTGCTTGTGTATTCGAACTGACCGAGCCTCGGGATTGAGAAGTACCAGTATACCACATGTTGATGCCTTGCAAGAATTGAATGTGCCCACAAGTATCGCGCCAGCACCTGCTATGAGTTTCGCTCCATATCAATCGGAAAAGAGAAGGTTTCGACGAGGACCAGACCCTATTCACAACAAATGTTGATGTATATATGCTGCAAATTCAAAGGCAGAAGTCAATGTAGAGATTATCATGGATGCAGAAAGTAAGGGTGATCAATTTTTGCTGCTTCGAAGTTTaaagacaatttttttttccaattttcaaATGTTTCTTTTGCTTTAAATGAATGCCGTCTGTTATATAGAAACCTCATTTAATGTAGCTTGGTCGAGTACGCAACAATTATATCAGATTTGCTGGATTCAAATCTCTTTATGATCTTTCTCTAGCTTTGGACGATTTTGCCATAATTCTCGTTTGTTAGTAACTTTTCTCTTATCACCAATTCGAAAATAGGGACCAATAAGCTCGCTCTACAAAATCTAATCAAGAATCTCATATGAACTTTCTATGAACAGAATGTGCCCAAAAATGGTATGGTAAAGAggtacaaatatatatacatgataGTCAAACTTtctcttcaaattttcaagtacttaCTACCTTACCGTATATTTGATAGCGAGCACCTATGAAGTCAGTTGGTTCCTTAGACAATCTGTGATCGTCTGTACCTATTCTTCCGGTGAACATTCAACTGAGTGGACGATTTTTTTCGATCGACTGACTGCCAAATCATATCGACAGCATCACACGGCCGACTTGGATATTGGTATTCAAAGTGACTGCTAACTTCTTTCAATCTTTCCCACATTTTGGTCCACTTTTCTCGTGTGAGCCCTCTGAGCAAACTCAGGAGGTAACCCTTTTTCACAGCATCAACAGCTCTTACAAATATGCAGAATTCTGAATAATCGAGGATGTCTTCAAACGGTAGCTCAATTTCGTCACTAATTATGACAGGAACACAGTGACTAGCAATAGCATCAAATAGACAGTTTGATGAAGGTGTATCTCCAGCTATATTAAGGCAAAATTTGGACGAGGCCATCCCTTTGCTAGCCTGCTTTATCCCGTTTGCCTGAGAGCTTCCGAATTGGAAGTGTACGTCTTTCTCGTCCTTGAGAAGGTAGTATAGTTCTTGTCGAATAACGCCACCCTGAGCACCCAACAAATCTTCGTGAGTACAATAAATTTGTTAGTATTACTTGTTCAAAGCACTCAAGCGTAAGCTATCTCAGATCAGGAATCTGTGACAGTATTGATTTAGTTTTCAGGAATCAATCTAAGAGAAAAGATAGAAGGCCGAATCATTCACTTGTGATGAGAAAATCCACATCAACCGAAAGCAAAGGAAAAAACACATCAAGTACAATTATCATTTGTTATTCTATCCAAGCATCTAAGGATAAGTGGTAAGAAAATCCGAACCACATGTAATAAAACCATTAATCAcaataaaaagttaaaaacaaatataaaaaaaggtTCTTGATAATGGCAAAGTAGATACATAAACTTACATCTTTCCGATAAATTGCTCCTTGAAAATACACCAATGTGGGTCGTTCAATAAATGTAGCCGAATCCACAGATGGAACTGTCCGTACCATATGCTTGTAAGGAGCAATTATATCCTTGTCCAGGTTTGCTATTTCAACCGGGTATCTACCAAAATCTGAAAGCACAAACATTGCTGAACCAAGATTTTTCCGAGCAACCAACATGCTGTTTGGATGGTGTGCTACAATCAAATGATCCCTCCCGCTCAATCGTTTCCACTCTTTCCGACCTTTCAGAAACTCCACCAGTTGTTCTTGGAGCAACCTATCAACACTTACCATTTGCTTCCCATGATTCTTCGAATGCCGGTTGTAACTCAAAGATGAGAAGAAGGGAACAAATATTACTTCCGATTCGCTTGAATTCTGCACTCTAATTGCACCACATGGCCTCGTTACATCTTTTGTAACTGAGGCAAGAAGATCAAGCGTCAACCAGTACTCTGTACTATGTTGTAAATTTAAACCACCAGGGTAAGATGGGATTGAATTTTCATAACTCACATTAGGCCATATTTGATTTTTTCCTCCTTTCCAGCCCAATAACCCAAAGTGAAACTCGGTAGGCAAGTCATACATATACACCTTAAGACGAGCCCTATCCTTGTCACATAAATTCCTCTCATACATCTCCAGTTCCTCTACATTATTCGTCGGATTAGAAACTTGATTAGCCACTTCTTGACTGGCACTATCTTTTATCACCAAAGTTTCGGTCAGAGAGGTGCGGACATTTGGTTTTGAATAAGTCGATGCATTGTTAACGACAATATACTGAAAAACTGATTTAGCTATGAAAGAATCGTCACTCAACTCAAGAAGGGACAACGATGAGAGCATCAAAAGCGACACAGAAAAGGGAATCAGGAAATAAACTAGCCTTGAGGGCAGCATTCTTTTTTCTGAAACTGAAGACATCGCTTaatctttcaaaatttatacTTTTTTATCAAGATCAAAGACAGTATATATAAATGGATCCTAAATCCCAAATTTCATTTGGCAATATTCAACAAAAATGGACAACCAAATACATTTTGGAGGTTACATACAAAACCCAAAAATCTTGCTGTCACTAAAAGGGACTCTAAAGATACTTGCAAGGTAAGGATTccttaataaatttaatatttttatcctAATTCCAACAACCAGTCGCCTTCTTCATCAACCCCCAAAACAAAAACCAGAAATCAAAAACAATCTCTTGTCACCTCAAAAATCCTCTTAAATACATATGCAAATGCAGTaaatacatccaaaaattcaaaCCTGCAGATACGTAAACAAAAACACAGAACCCATTTAGTGCCTTCATCGTTTACAGCTCTGCAAAAAGCAACAATACAcgcacatatacatacacaaaaGGACTACTATTACTCAAATATGAACAACAACAATACGCAAAGAATCTGTTCAGCCCAGAAATAAACATATACATAATactaaatcttttttttttttggtttttcatTCATTTGGATCATCAagattcataatttttaacgactgaaaaaagaaaaaagaaaaaggtggCAAAGAAAATTACCTTCAGCTAGAGCGTAGAATCTTGACGTGGGCCACCTGAATGCCAGACCTCTTAAATTCCCCGTTTTCTAATCCTCCTGTGATGCAATTTGTTCATACGTACTTGTcttaaatacaaatacaaatacaaatacaaatacaaatgaACTTAAATGACATaaacaatattatttatatataattgaaaGGCGACAACTGGTGCAGAAGGTCGAGAAGGCTATTTGCGTGTCCGCATCCCGTGTACGTATatctatatataattttaatatgttgttTATCTTGTCATAATCTAATAGATAAATATCACATCAACGATCGAcaaacaacatataaaaattatatatatatatttgattttaaaattttgaaataaattttagttcAGGGATCAGATAATTCGATTGTAAATCTTATCaattcatgaaaaattttattttagaaaaacgCAACACTTTGGAATAATTTCGATGTATTTCGCACATTcattattaaataaaagtgCAATTTGGATTTGGTCAAGATTCCAAAATTCAACCAATTGGCAACAGTGGATTCGGGCTTTGGTATATGATCGAGATTCCGAAACTTGGACTCGAAATTCATTTCAAAGTCCTCtaaatttttgacaaatattttaatataaaattttgttttaattattatttattattaaaattaattttcacaAGTCGAAATAAGTCATATATTAATTCAAACTTGATGGCTTTAATCAAttattagattaaaaaaaatagtatattatatttaaaatttaattaacgaATTTTGAAGCATCATGTAATCCAGAAGGATAACAGCAAATACATTGTGTACCAACACTCCGGACACAAGCTTCCCGTTAAAGTGTGATGTGATGTAAATTGACTTGTTATGTTTAGTCATCTCGATTTTAGGATTTTTGATAACCACTCTTCTGCCTTCATCAATGAAAATTACTACACAATCCTCTTGCATTTAAACTCACTACATAACACCAAAGTACACGTGGCACAATCAAATGAAACAAGAATATGTCCTACTTTGAAGATAGATTTTTTGATCGCAGCACTTCCTCCATCAGATAACAAATCATTCTCAATTCCTCATCATCTTGAATGGTCTTTGATAGGCTCGTAAtagtttgcatttttgttgTCATATCTTTCATTGTTACCACTTCCAACgtgcttaattgacacatttttgtgtgattttattgtaggaaGAAGTTTCTACTCTTGCGATAAATTTGGTCTAAAAAAgatgattttatatcacaattaaagttgacGATATAATCTTAGTGGAAGATTTGaagcagaaaaattcagaagtagTTTTTTGACAaagcgtgatcacgccttgtgactACTCTTTAGCTGGCTAGTGAGAatcaatgaatttttatatcaaggaAGAATACTAGATATAGCTTTTCCCATaaaaaactctatattcttGGAGGATATTTTCTaagtatcttttaattttagtgATTAGGTTATATTTTAGATTATTGGACTTTTATACTTTTGGacccaatttttcttttttgcctACACAACTCAAGGGAAGGGAGGCGAAAaaataagatttaaaaaaaaaaaaaaacaaaacaaaacaaaatctcccAACCTTCTCCAACAAGAACACACGTGAAGAGCAGAAAAAAGGGCGCAAggattttctctccaattttctcCATGATTCTAGTACGtttcctttatttatttatttttatggagATTGTAAACCGAGCCATGCTTGGCTAATTTTCTAGTCTGGTTTAAgggttgtttttactgtttaa includes these proteins:
- the LOC140975257 gene encoding probable arabinosyltransferase ARAD2 isoform X1, encoding MSSVSEKRMLPSRLVYFLIPFSVSLLMLSSLSLLELSDDSFIAKSVFQYIVVNNASTYSKPNVRTSLTETLVIKDSASQEVANQVSNPTNNVEELEMYERNLCDKDRARLKVYMYDLPTEFHFGLLGWKGGKNQIWPNVSYENSIPSYPGGLNLQHSTEYWLTLDLLASVTKDVTRPCGAIRVQNSSESEVIFVPFFSSLSYNRHSKNHGKQMVSVDRLLQEQLVEFLKGRKEWKRLSGRDHLIVAHHPNSMLVARKNLGSAMFVLSDFGRYPVEIANLDKDIIAPYKHMVRTVPSVDSATFIERPTLVYFQGAIYRKDGGVIRQELYYLLKDEKDVHFQFGSSQANGIKQASKGMASSKFCLNIAGDTPSSNCLFDAIASHCVPVIISDEIELPFEDILDYSEFCIFVRAVDAVKKGYLLSLLRGLTREKWTKMWERLKEVSSHFEYQYPSRPCDAVDMIWQSVDRKKSSTQLNVHRKNRYRRSQIV
- the LOC140975257 gene encoding probable arabinosyltransferase ARAD2 isoform X2, with the protein product MLPSRLVYFLIPFSVSLLMLSSLSLLELSDDSFIAKSVFQYIVVNNASTYSKPNVRTSLTETLVIKDSASQEVANQVSNPTNNVEELEMYERNLCDKDRARLKVYMYDLPTEFHFGLLGWKGGKNQIWPNVSYENSIPSYPGGLNLQHSTEYWLTLDLLASVTKDVTRPCGAIRVQNSSESEVIFVPFFSSLSYNRHSKNHGKQMVSVDRLLQEQLVEFLKGRKEWKRLSGRDHLIVAHHPNSMLVARKNLGSAMFVLSDFGRYPVEIANLDKDIIAPYKHMVRTVPSVDSATFIERPTLVYFQGAIYRKDGGVIRQELYYLLKDEKDVHFQFGSSQANGIKQASKGMASSKFCLNIAGDTPSSNCLFDAIASHCVPVIISDEIELPFEDILDYSEFCIFVRAVDAVKKGYLLSLLRGLTREKWTKMWERLKEVSSHFEYQYPSRPCDAVDMIWQSVDRKKSSTQLNVHRKNRYRRSQIV
- the LOC140975257 gene encoding probable arabinosyltransferase ARAD2 isoform X3, with translation MYERNLCDKDRARLKVYMYDLPTEFHFGLLGWKGGKNQIWPNVSYENSIPSYPGGLNLQHSTEYWLTLDLLASVTKDVTRPCGAIRVQNSSESEVIFVPFFSSLSYNRHSKNHGKQMVSVDRLLQEQLVEFLKGRKEWKRLSGRDHLIVAHHPNSMLVARKNLGSAMFVLSDFGRYPVEIANLDKDIIAPYKHMVRTVPSVDSATFIERPTLVYFQGAIYRKDGGVIRQELYYLLKDEKDVHFQFGSSQANGIKQASKGMASSKFCLNIAGDTPSSNCLFDAIASHCVPVIISDEIELPFEDILDYSEFCIFVRAVDAVKKGYLLSLLRGLTREKWTKMWERLKEVSSHFEYQYPSRPCDAVDMIWQSVDRKKSSTQLNVHRKNRYRRSQIV